One Aegilops tauschii subsp. strangulata cultivar AL8/78 chromosome 7, Aet v6.0, whole genome shotgun sequence genomic window carries:
- the LOC109734078 gene encoding proteasome subunit beta type-3 isoform X3 produces MAMAMTSLQDVLQQIFEYNGSPVVEMVGKNCFAIASDYHLGVQLQTIATDFQRAFKIHGKLYISLSGLTTDAQTLQHGDSSAAHALFLSVRNLDMVFSQLRY; encoded by the exons ATGGCCATGGCCATGACGAGCCTGCAAGATGTGCTGCAGCAG ATCTTCGAGTACAATGGCTCCCCCGTGGTGGAGATGGTGGGGAAGAACTGCTTCGCCATCGCCAGTGACTACCACCTCGGTGTGCAGCTGCAGACCATCGCCACCGACTTCCAACGGGCCTTCAAGATccacggcaagctctacatcagcCTCTCCGGCCTCACCACCGACGCCCAGACATT GCAACATGGTGACTCTAGTGCAG CGCATGCTCTTTTTCTGTCTGTACGGAATCTTGATATGGTGTTTTCGCAGCTGAGATATTAG
- the LOC109734078 gene encoding proteasome subunit beta type-3 isoform X4, protein MAMAMTSLQDVLQQIFEYNGSPVVEMVGKNCFAIASDYHLGVQLQTIATDFQRAFKIHGKLYISLSGLTTDAQTLQHGDSSAGVGRAAAGQPGVEELRGQDH, encoded by the exons ATGGCCATGGCCATGACGAGCCTGCAAGATGTGCTGCAGCAG ATCTTCGAGTACAATGGCTCCCCCGTGGTGGAGATGGTGGGGAAGAACTGCTTCGCCATCGCCAGTGACTACCACCTCGGTGTGCAGCTGCAGACCATCGCCACCGACTTCCAACGGGCCTTCAAGATccacggcaagctctacatcagcCTCTCCGGCCTCACCACCGACGCCCAGACATT GCAACATGGTGACTCTAGTGCAG GTGTAGGGCGAGCTGCAGCGGGACAACCTGGAGTGGAAGAACTTCGAGGACAAGATCATTGA
- the LOC109734078 gene encoding proteasome subunit beta type-3 isoform X5, whose product MAMAMTSLQDVLQQIFEYNGSPVVEMVGKNCFAIASDYHLGVQLQTIATDFQRAFKIHGKLYISLSGLTTDAQTLQHGDSSAGRAAAGQPGVEELRGQDH is encoded by the exons ATGGCCATGGCCATGACGAGCCTGCAAGATGTGCTGCAGCAG ATCTTCGAGTACAATGGCTCCCCCGTGGTGGAGATGGTGGGGAAGAACTGCTTCGCCATCGCCAGTGACTACCACCTCGGTGTGCAGCTGCAGACCATCGCCACCGACTTCCAACGGGCCTTCAAGATccacggcaagctctacatcagcCTCTCCGGCCTCACCACCGACGCCCAGACATT GCAACATGGTGACTCTAGTGCAG GGCGAGCTGCAGCGGGACAACCTGGAGTGGAAGAACTTCGAGGACAAGATCATTGA
- the LOC109734078 gene encoding proteasome subunit beta type-3 isoform X6: protein MAMAMTSLQDVLQQIFEYNGSPVVEMVGKNCFAIASDYHLGVQLQTIATDFQRAFKIHGKLYISLSGLTTDAQTLQHGDSSAGSACHPL from the exons ATGGCCATGGCCATGACGAGCCTGCAAGATGTGCTGCAGCAG ATCTTCGAGTACAATGGCTCCCCCGTGGTGGAGATGGTGGGGAAGAACTGCTTCGCCATCGCCAGTGACTACCACCTCGGTGTGCAGCTGCAGACCATCGCCACCGACTTCCAACGGGCCTTCAAGATccacggcaagctctacatcagcCTCTCCGGCCTCACCACCGACGCCCAGACATT GCAACATGGTGACTCTAGTGCAGGTAGCGCTTGCCATCCTCTTTGA
- the LOC109734078 gene encoding uncharacterized protein isoform X1: MAMAMTSLQDVLQQIFEYNGSPVVEMVGKNCFAIASDYHLGVQLQTIATDFQRAFKIHGKLYISLSGLTTDAQTLASCSGTTWSGRTSRTRSLRTWRRSATTSSSSAWLAPLADPSLASTNLLLSLASSISRCCVFWKMEEEENLFLLN, from the exons ATGGCCATGGCCATGACGAGCCTGCAAGATGTGCTGCAGCAG ATCTTCGAGTACAATGGCTCCCCCGTGGTGGAGATGGTGGGGAAGAACTGCTTCGCCATCGCCAGTGACTACCACCTCGGTGTGCAGCTGCAGACCATCGCCACCGACTTCCAACGGGCCTTCAAGATccacggcaagctctacatcagcCTCTCCGGCCTCACCACCGACGCCCAGACATT GGCGAGCTGCAGCGGGACAACCTGGAGTGGAAGAACTTCGAGGACAAGATCATTGAGAACCTGGAGAAGATCAGCGACTACCTCATCCTCGTCTGCATGGTTGGCTCCTTTGGCAGACCCCTCTTTGGCTTCGACCAACTTACTTTTGTCGCTGGCTAGCAGCATTTCCAG GTGTTGTGTGTTCTGGAAGATGGAAGAGGAAGAAAACTTATTTTTGTTGAACTAA
- the LOC109734078 gene encoding uncharacterized protein isoform X2 — protein sequence MCCSRSSSTMAPPWWRWWGRTASPSPVTTTSVCSCRPSPPTSNGPSRSTASSTSASPASPPTPRHCNMVTLVQGELQRDNLEWKNFEDKIIENLEKISDYLILVCMVGSFGRPLFGFDQLTFVAG from the exons ATGTGCTGCAGCAG ATCTTCGAGTACAATGGCTCCCCCGTGGTGGAGATGGTGGGGAAGAACTGCTTCGCCATCGCCAGTGACTACCACCTCGGTGTGCAGCTGCAGACCATCGCCACCGACTTCCAACGGGCCTTCAAGATccacggcaagctctacatcagcCTCTCCGGCCTCACCACCGACGCCCAGACATT GCAACATGGTGACTCTAGTGCAG GGCGAGCTGCAGCGGGACAACCTGGAGTGGAAGAACTTCGAGGACAAGATCATTGAGAACCTGGAGAAGATCAGCGACTACCTCATCCTCGTCTGCATGGTTGGCTCCTTTGGCAGACCCCTCTTTGGCTTCGACCAACTTACTTTTGTCGCTGGCTAG